The window CTGATGCCTGGACAGGTTGGCTTAatctttccctatatatatatatatatactaataaagcacggagtgcttctgCCCGTCCGTCGTCGtcacttttgcaaaaaaaaacctccGTTTTTgagtattcaacccgcagtccctttTTAAGTTGCTATCTCAGAAAACGATTCGTTATTACAAAAAGACCCTGTATTTTCGACTATTCAATCCTTATTGCAGGGGGCAGCCATGACGGGGAGGCGGCGCTGGGCGGCGCAGCTAGGCGGGAGGAGCGCTCTGAAATGAAGGAGGAGAAAAGTGGAGAGTCGGCGGGCTGGGTCAACCCATCGGCATCTCCCAATCGATCCGGATCGGAGCGACTCAACGAGCCTGCGGGCCGGTATGCGGCTCTCCTGCAGAGGGCGGCGACCGATGGGCGAGCGATGGCGGCCGAATCCAGGTGAGTGGCGGCGGGACCTTGCAAGGCGCCGGGTTTCTCTGAGGCGGCGCCATGGCTGCTCCGGCGTGCTCCTGAAAAAAAACGAGGGAGGATGAGTGAGAGAAAGAAAACTAGGAGGAAGGAGAGAAACGAGGGGAGGCACAGGAGTGCACTGTGTTGCTGGGCGGGGGCGGACGGGCTGGGCGTGCGGAATAACAGCGGCGGCCAGATCCAGGTGAGCAGCAGCGGGACCTTGGAAGGCAGCGGGTTTCACCAAGGCGGCGCCATGGTTGCTCCAGATTGCTCCTGAAAGAAAACAAGGTAGGATGAGTGAGAGAGAGAAAACTGGGAGGAAGGAGAGAAACGAGGGGAGGCACGGCAGGGCACTGTCTTGCTGGTTGCTCCGGCCGAGATGGGATGAGGCGCGACGCTCGTCTCCTATTAAAACAATAAACAAGTGTGAAGATTCTGCCGAACTTTATTGCTGGTCGAACTTGTCAGCTTCACAAGTTGACTCCCTGGTCACCAACGACGAACACAGAAACCCAGAGTGGAGTGGGGATTAAAATAGTCGGATTGAAACTAGCATCGGAGCTGGATCTTACTTAGCCAAGAACTTCTTTTCCTCCCAAAAGGAAATGAAAGGAAATCAAATAGCGGCTAGCAAGAACCTGTAGTTGTTGGATTCATGTCTGCGTAGACTAATCCCACAAATAAATTGACAGCAGAGGAAAAAAGCAGAATGAATCGAAGAAAGAGAGCAACCAAAATAGTCAAATGCAGGGGCGCCTCCTCCTTCCCCGCTAAGAACACCAAGGATCCCCTCCGAGCtcccggagagagagagagagagagagagagagagagagagagagagagagagagaagcatcaCAAGGCGGCAGTGGTGGCGAGGTGGCCGGCCGGACCGGACCGGAGCAGAGCAGCCGGTGGATGGAGATGGCCGGGCCGGCAGGAGCGAAGTCGCGGAGGTGGAGTAGTAAGTAGGAGTATATACAGATATCCACACAGTACCCCAGCGTGTGGATCGGAGGAAGGGGGAGAAAATCAGGTGGTGGGCGGTGATCTGATGAGAAGGCTCGAGAGACTTCAAAAGTAGGTGGGCTGGGGGCAAGAAAAATGAATTTTTTTTTAAGATTGGAGGCTATAGTGCAGCATACTTTCTCCTGCTGCGCACGAACGATCGGTTCGGAATCTGGGAAAAAACACCGTGTTTGTCTCGGAACATCGACCGATCTTCTATTGTTTTCGCACAAAAATTGCTTTCAGAGCACAGAACGCATGCTCTACTCACGCTGCTAGGTCAGTACAGTAGTGCATTCGTATTTCGCGGGTCAACAACAGTGCATGCTGTTACACGATATTGTAGACGAATTGAATTTAATGAATTCAATGTATGGGATCCTCAGGTGCTGGTGCTGCTCATGCTCAAATCCTCTGTCAGTGCATACATTTCCCGTGACGCCGGAATTAAGTAGTCTCCACCAGTTCATCACGCATATCATGTTGTACCACCATGCCACCGGCTGACCGGACTATACAACTTGGATGTTCTAGAGATATAAGTTTCACTAAACCAAAAACACAATGTGCACGCAGAGCCTAACAATGAATGTATTATGTCAGTTCAATTCGTTCATCAAGAGACAGATAAATAAAGCTCGAGATTGCTCGAAGGCGTGTGTGTTAAGAGATTAATGTAGTTTCACAAGGCACCAAGAAGGATCCACAATCTCTACCCATAGAAATAGCATTCAACTCGCCCAGTCGACCCCTAGCCGTCCTCAGATCCAGCCAATTCTAAAATACGCAAGACATAGTAGGACCCAGTTTGAAatcagcaaaaaaaataaaaattgtgGGGCGGACGGCGAACTTATTATAATAAAGTTACACAATTTTGTATTCATTTGCTACATGGAAATTATATCgtgcatgttggtgagtaattttaGTGATTTAGTTTTGCATAAGTTTATACAAAGATTTGCTTGATCATCATGTGCAGAGGTAATTCTGCATTTTGAAGGAAATTATTTTCTTGGGAAACAAGGTAGTTGATTTTGATCCAAATCCAATGATGTTTTTCTCATTTCCTTGTGAAATCTACGGAAGTGGCATATATTTGATCGATAATCTGGTAAAAAACCTTTATAGACCAATGTTACATACATATATAGACAgtatcattttgtttttgttttgttaggATCAATGTTGTAGCCCAACAGTTACACACCAATGACGTGATAATAAACATTaaattttctcccgttgcaacgcacgggcatttgtgctagtggtTGATAACTTGTATAACGATATAATTGTGGCGGTTGGTGTCACTGACATGCTGGGTCCCTTTGGGGCCAACGTACTTGCCATCACCACGAACAGAGACAGCTAGATTGCGATGTTAGATTCGCATCATTTGGAGCAAAGGTTTCTGaattcttttttaaaaaaaaccaCCCATATATTAATTAACTAGCAATTCTTACAATCGAGTATTACAAGGTTTGCCACGCAGGACGAAACACTATTACAGTAAGCACCATCGAATTTGCTATCAAAACTAAATTTCGTAATCTCACGCGCCACCCTATTGGCCTGTCTATCAATTTTCACGATTTTGATATCCTTGATTAACTTAGAAACACTCTGCGTCTCCTTTTTCAGATCCATCAGAGGAGACCTATTAATGGATTCCTTTGCCAGAAAAGAAGCAACAAAAAAAAGTCGGTTTACAAAATAATTGAATTGTGAAGTGTAATACCAATGTATAATCCGGCGAGACACGTTCGAAGTTCCGCTTCATCCGCACAATTACACAAACGGATGAAATCCCACGAAGAAAATAAAACTCCCCTAGATGATTCTTGGCGACAACCCCAATACTGACAGATCTCATGCTCTCCACAAAGCTAGCATCTACATTTATTTTGGCTTTCAAAGAGCACGACTATTCGAAGGCGGGGCAACGCATATCCAATTATCCACCACCCCTTTTGCCCTTATTGAAGTCCAACTGTACACAAGTGTTAGCCACCGATAAGTGTTAGCCACGCAGACAAAGATTCTTTCCCCTCTTCAAAAATCAAATCGTTCCTTAGATGCCAGGCTCTCCAGAATATGAATAACACTTGCTCACGTACCGGTGACCCCAGTTGGTCCAGCAGAATGAGGAACCAGTCAGGCCCCATAAATCCATAAAACTCCTCACCTGAAATATTCCATACTTCCCTCATGGCGAAACGGAAAGTGCACGCTTTCAGGCACGTCACAGGGGCATGAAAAATACTTTCATCCTCAACACCATA is drawn from Triticum dicoccoides isolate Atlit2015 ecotype Zavitan chromosome 4A, WEW_v2.0, whole genome shotgun sequence and contains these coding sequences:
- the LOC119283571 gene encoding uncharacterized protein LOC119283571, coding for MREVWNISGEEFYGFMGPDWFLILLDQLGSPALRAHCVFGLVKLISLEHPSCIVRRSVDVPRQTRCFFPDSEPIVRAQQEKVCCTIASNLKKKFIFLAPSPPTFEVSRAFSSDHRPPPDFLPLPPIHTLGYCVDICIYSYLLLHLRDFAPAGPAISIHRLLCSGPVRPATSPPLPPCDASLSLSLSLSLSLSLSLSGSSEGILGVLSGEGGGAPAFDYFGAIWSNHGAALVKPAAFQGPAAAHLDLAAAVIPHAQPVRPRPATQCTPVPPLVSLLPPSFLSLTHPPSFFFRSTPEQPWRRLRETRRLARSRRHSPGFGRHRSPIGRRPLQESRIPARRLVESLRSGSIGRCRWVDPARRLSTFLLLHFRALLPPSCAAQRRLPVMAAPCNKD